Genomic DNA from Niabella ginsenosidivorans:
CGACCCTGCCTGTAAGCCAGCGCCGGGAAGCCAATGGCTATGAATGGAAGCAACGGCATGAGCAGGAACTGCAAATGAACCGGGAGCAGCCGCCTGTTAATATGATCATCGGCAATTCAATTGTCCATTACTGGGCAGGAGCGCCTAAGGCTCATATAGCACGGGGAGAAAAAAGCTGGAACCGGTATTTAAAGAATTTCCGGAATATGGGCTTTGGATGGGACCGTATTGAGAACGTATTATGGCGTATTTATCATGGTGAGCTGGATGGATTTAACGCACAGAATATCGTTTTAATGATCGGTACCAATAATATTGGCGGCAACACAGATGAGGACATTGTAAAGGGCATTGATTTTCTGCTGAAGCAGATCCGGCAACGGCAGCCGCAGGCTATGATAAAACTGGTAGGCATCCTGCCCAGGCGGAATACCGAAAAGCGTATTGCGTCCATTAATACACAACTCCGGCAATTAGCAACAGCAGGGGGGTACCTGTTTTCAGATCCGGGCAAGCAGTTGCTCCTTGCCTCGGGGAAAATTGACGAAACCCTGTTTACAGACGGACTGCATCCCAATGAAGCCGGTTACTCTAAACTGGCAGAAGCAATTGCCCCGGGCCCTTAACCCAGGTATACCTCCAGTAACCCATCGGGCAGGGATACTGTAATATTCTTATACCGGTGATCTATCTTTTTAAGGCTCTCTTCATGTAAAGGAATGAATACTTCCCTGCCCTGAACAGTTATACGGCAAAGAAGCTGATGTGGCTGCTCTATTATCTCCTGTATGGTGCCCAGCACCTGTTTCCCGTCTTTAACGGTATAACCCAGGAGGCTGATGGGCGACGATTTGCTGGCATATCGTTTAAAATCATCCTCACTCAGCCATACTTCCTTTTGCAGCAAGGGCCTTGCCTTTTCCGGTACAGCAATATCTTCCAGTTTCAGGTAGGTTTCTTCATTATTTTTAGGGCGGACTGCCGCAACAAACCAGGGCAGCAGGCGGCCGCTTTTATCTTTGATGAAGATCTTTTCCAGCCCTTCCAGGTTTGGGGTGCCCAGCGCGTGCTGTAATACAATCTCTCCTTTCAGGCCAAATATGCCTGCAATTTTCCCAATACGGATATGGCTCTGGCCGGATCTCATAGAAATCTCCTCCAAAATTAAAAAGAGAAAGCGGCATAAAGCCGCTTTCCCCGGTTGAAAAACATTCTTCTACTATTCGCCATTTCCTTCAGCGCTGGCTTCAGGAGCTGATTCTTGTTTAGAAGCGACTGTTTTACGCGGAGCGGCACTGGCCACTCTACGTTTTGCTTTTCGCTCCTCAATAGCTTTTGCAGTACGTTTTTTAATCTGTTCATCATGTTCAGCGCTCCATGCAGTGAATTTCTGCATAGCCGCTGCTTCATCAAACAGGCCCAATTTAACCCCACGCAGTAAGTGTTTCAGGTATAATACACCTTTGAAACTCAGGATACGGCGTACCGTATCTGTTGGTGTAGCCCCTTTGTTCAGCCATTCCAACGCCTTCTGACGATCCAGCTCAATTGTAGCAGGAATGGTCAGTGGGTTGTACGTACCTAATTTTTGAATAAACTTACCATCACGAGGGCTCCTGGCGTCTGCCACTACGATAAAGTAGAAAGGTCTTTTCTTTGACCCGTGTCTTTGCAATCTAATCTTAGCTGCCATTTTAAATAGAAATTTAAGGCTTGTTAAACAATTAATTCACCCATACAATACTATACGGGGCATCAAAAATAGTTGTTTTTCGAATACTAATGGCCAATTTTCAACAGCTTTTAAAAAAATTGATTGATTTTAAGATTTTGTTATTATTAACGCCATGTTTTATAGATATTCAAAACCGGAACATCGCTTAAAAGCAGGGAACGGAAGCGCTGAATATGTTATTGATTATTCTTGTGATGGTATATCACAAAAATCCATCGTCTGTTATCGTTTACTTTGTAATAAATATCCTATTACATAATAACCCCTAGAATGTCCTACTAATCATTGCACTATTTCCTATTTTATTAATCCTGTTTTAAAAGACAACATACGCACTACTCGAAAATCCTTGCTATTCTTTGGTTTATCAAGCATTACATAAATAGCATAAAGTTTATTTTTTTCCGGGACATCAGTAGTAAGCGCTCCCTGGCCTTTGAATTTGCCCATTGTTTCCAGCGTTACAACCTTACCTCCCCCCATCACTCGGAGCCGGTAATTTTCAACCGGTGGAACCCGGTCCTTTTGTTGTGAAAAATCTTCAACCAGATTTTTTAAATATGCTTTTTTTTGATCATCTGTATAATAATTTGAGATAAAAAATTCATTATTTGAAAATGTCAGCTCATTAACAAATTGCTGGCCATCTCCGGAGTTTAGCAGATCACGTAGTTGATTAAACTTTTTTACTACCGCAGTTTCCAACGCCTTTGGATCCCAGGAAGACAGATCTTCGGAGTTTTTCCATCCTTCCAATTCAAAGGGGAGCTGCGCATCAAAACTCCATTCTGATTTTACGGAGGGAGTTGGGGCTTTCAAATCAGGAAAATTGAGCTTTTTTAATAGTTGAATCTCCTGCACTTCCCCATTATTGGACTGAGTATTGTATAAAGCAAATTCCTCACTTGCAGATTTTAGGGTATTTGAATCAATCAATTTCCCCTGCAAAAGATAAGGATGGGTCAATTCAGTCTGTATTTTTTGTTGTCCGTTTTTCAAAATAAAATAATTGATAAATTCAGTTCCACTCAAATTTCCATAAAGGCTTTTATCAATTACTACATCATTAACCATCATTTCACCATCCAGCGGAAAGTCATATATTAATGTATAATTATTAGGATGTCCCATATCTTTTTCCTTGTTTTTTTGTTTTTGTGTGGTTCCGGAACAGTTCACGCATACTATTGCGACCAATAATAAAAATAAATTCATTCTAATCATTTACTTCTCCTTTAATTAAATCGATTTTTTTATTGACATGAGGAATTAGCTTC
This window encodes:
- a CDS encoding ribosome maturation factor RimM encodes the protein MEEISMRSGQSHIRIGKIAGIFGLKGEIVLQHALGTPNLEGLEKIFIKDKSGRLLPWFVAAVRPKNNEETYLKLEDIAVPEKARPLLQKEVWLSEDDFKRYASKSSPISLLGYTVKDGKQVLGTIQEIIEQPHQLLCRITVQGREVFIPLHEESLKKIDHRYKNITVSLPDGLLEVYLG
- the rpsP gene encoding 30S ribosomal protein S16, with the protein product MAAKIRLQRHGSKKRPFYFIVVADARSPRDGKFIQKLGTYNPLTIPATIELDRQKALEWLNKGATPTDTVRRILSFKGVLYLKHLLRGVKLGLFDEAAAMQKFTAWSAEHDEQIKKRTAKAIEERKAKRRVASAAPRKTVASKQESAPEASAEGNGE